The following proteins are co-located in the Cutaneotrichosporon cavernicola HIS019 DNA, chromosome: 3 genome:
- the ZWF1 gene encoding uncharacterized protein (Catalyzes the rate-limiting step of the oxidative pentose-phosphate pathway, which represents a route for the dissimilation of carbohydrates besides glycolysis), with the protein MTSTSPRPSRAKRGSIPSLEALGEAFKNETIVVVFGASGDLAKKKTFPALFTLYRQGHLPKDVHIVGYARTKMTEEEFHKRVTSYIKKDDSVDDFDERLEGFKKALTYISGPYDNDSGYQELEAHLLDLEGRRGPSEKANRVFYMALPPSAFTDVAAGVRKNNYSKNGGNRIIVEKPFGKDLESCREMMSALKAEWNEDETYRIDHYLGKEMVKNLLVLRFGNIVLDAVLNKFAVSNVQITFKESFGTQGRGGYFDEFGIIRDVCQNHLMQVLSILAMERPVSFAAEDLRDEKVKVLRSIPPIKKEDLYLGQYVAGNGEPGYLDDPTVPKGSNCPTYAALCLYINNPRWEGVPFIMKAGKALNESKVEVRVQFKDVTSGIFTDIARNELVFRIQPDEAVYIKLNSKLPGLITKAIPTELDLTYKDRFTDVEVPQAYEALILDAFKGDRSNFVRDDELEQSWKIFTPILHYIDNEKPTPEPYPFGARGPKDSLAFSMKYGYKRTDEGTYTWPVTSVSANL; encoded by the exons ATGACTTCCACctctcctcggccctcgcgcgccaagcgcggctccatcccctccctcgaggccctcggcgaggccTTCAAGAACGAGaccatcgtcgtcgtctttGGCGCCTCTGGCGACctggccaagaagaagacgtTCCCGGCCCTCTTCACCCTCTACCGCCAGGGTCACCTTCCCAAGGACGTGCACATTGTCGGCTACGCTCGCACCAAGATGACCGAGGAAGAGTTCCACAAGCGCGTGACCAGCTAcatcaagaaggacgacaGCGTTGACGACTTTGATGAGCGGCTCGAGGGCTTCAAGAAGGCCCTTACCTACATCTCGGGGCCCTACGACAATGACTCTGGCTACCAGGAGTTGGAGGCCCACCTCCTTGACTTGGAGGGCAGACGCGGACCTAGCGAGAAGGCCAACCGTGTCTTCTACATGGCTCTCCCACCTTCGGCGTTCACCGATGTCGCTGCTGGTGTCCGCAAGAACAACTACTCGAAGAACGGCGGTAACCGCATCATTGTCGAGAAGCCGTTTGGCAAGGACCTTGAGTCGTGTCGTGAGATGATgtcggcgctcaaggccgagtggaacgaggacgagaccTACCGTATTGACCACTACCTGGGCAAGGAGATGGTCAAGAACTTACTCGTGCTTCGCTTCGGCAAcattgtcctcgacgctgtGCTTAACAAGTTCGCGGTGTCCAACGTCCAGATCACGTTCAAGGAGTCGTTCGGCACCCAGGGCCGTGGAGGCTACTTTGACGAGTTTGGCATCATCCGCGATGTCTGTCAGAACC ACCTCATGCAGGTTCTTTCGATCCTGGCCATGGAGCGTCCCGTGTCGTTCGCGGCTGAGGACCTCCGTGACGAGAAGGTCAAGGTGCTCCGGTCGATCCCTCccatcaagaaggaggacctGTACCTCGGCCAGTACGTCGCTGGCAACGGCGAGCCTGGgtacctcgacgacccgACTGTGCCCAAGGGCTCGAACTGCCCGACCTACGCCGCTCTGTGCCTCTATATCAACAACCCCCGCTGGGAGGGCGTGCCGTTCATCATGAAGGCCGGCAAGGCACTTAACGAgagcaaggtcgaggtccgCGTCCAGTTCAAGGACGTCACCTCGGGTATTTTCACCGACATTGCGCGCAACGAGCTCGTGTTCCGCATCCAgcccgacgaggccgtGTACATCAAACTGAACTCGAAGCTGCCAGGTCTTATTACCAAGGCTATCCCCACCGAACTCGATCTTACCTACAAGGACCGTTTCACTGATGTCGAGGTGCCTCAGGCGTACGAGGCGCTCATCCTCGATGCATTCAAGGGCGACCGTTCCAACTTTGTccgtgacgacgagctcgagcagtCGTGGAAGATCTTCACCCCGATCCTTCACTACATCGACAACGAGAAGCCTACGCCCGAGCCGTACCCGTTCGGCGCGCGTGGACCCAAGGACTCGCTCGCGTTCTCGATGAAGTACGGCTACAAGCGCACGGACGAGGGCACCTA caccTGGCCCGTCACGAGTGTGTCGGCCAACCTGTAA
- a CDS encoding uncharacterized protein (Glycosyl hydrolase family 71) gives MIAPLAIAALAIAPLATAAPAAGWSLSGCVADTGSTTLLDTLAYQGPLNSAAHCTKLCADNQYTYAGTKNGDQCYCARQLASFDSSDQCTTPCPAAADEFCGGPAAIMLYRPDAAASAGGSGAVGAVPTSVASSVASASTSAPPAPTATNSNIVTTQAPVPSSSATKYVWAHHMVGNTEFYKADNWTADVTLAKNSGIDGFALNMGATAYQPQNVEWAYTAAQQVGGFKMFFSFDMTSFPCMNASDVTTIAQLAAKYVSHPAQAMYGGKALVSTFSGETCTFGQASVSAGWDAVRKAIGSEIYFMPATFMTTAQVTDGTWYDGQIHWDAAWPQGADPLTTRNDTDWISALGTKGYMPPVSPFFFTYYGKDSWDKNWIYRSDDWLLATRFEQVIGMRDKVDMLELLSWNDFGESHYLCPLPDAASQPNSTWTTNMPHTPLLSLVKHYSTIFKTGTPPTDEGLWLWTRPHPKDAVPSNPTLAKPARAEDTDDNLYVVAFLTQPANVRIWSGTSETSGQVEAGLMKLKVASATGVFGAEVTRDNKTVLSYSSEGQLEYTDKPVDYNFNYFVAEGAKGNQKDSRAGRIDVGLSVVVGAMVVAMLF, from the exons ATGATAGCACCACTGGCAatcgccgccctcgccatcgctcCCCTAGCCACTGCTGCTCCAGCAGCAGGATGGTCCCTCTCGGGTTGCGTCGCTGATACCGGATCAACtaccctcctcgacacgctGGCATACCAGGGCCCTCTCAACTCTGCTGCTCACTGCACAAAGCTCTGTGCTGATAACCAGTACACCTACGCGGGGACGAAGA ATGGCGACCAGTGCTACTGCGCACGTCAACTGGCCTCGTTCGACTCCTCTGATCAATGCACCACCCCAtgccctgctgctgccgacGAGTTCTGCGGTGGTCCCGCCGCCATCATGCTTTACCGCCCTGACGCCGCGGCGTCTGCCGGTGGTTCCGGTGCCGTGGGCGCCGTGCCAACCTCTGTTGCTTCCTCCGTTGCCTCCGCGTCAACCTCCGCCCCGCCCGCCCCAACCGCCACCAACTCAAACATCGTGACTACCCAAGCCCCCGTCCCCTCCTCAAGTGCAACCAAGTACGTGTGGGCTCACCACATGGTCGGAAACACGGAATTCTACAAGGCCGACAACTGGACTGCCGACGTGACTTTGGCCAAGAACAGCGGGATCGATGGTTTCGCCTTAAACATGGGCGCGACAGCATACCAGCCCCAAAACGTAGAGTGGGCTTATACAGCAGCCCAGCAAGTCGGCGGGTTCAAGATGTTCTTCTCTTTCGACATGACTTCTTTCCCATGCATGAACGCGTCGGACGTAACCACCATCGCCCAGCTGGCCGCCAAATACGTCTCCCATCCCGCTCAGGCCATGTACGGAGGCAAGGCCCTCGTCTCCACCTTTTCTGGCGAGACGTGTACTTTTGGTCAAGCTTCCGTCTCAGCAGGCTGGGACGCGGTACGCAAAGCCATCGGATCCGAAATCTACTTTATGCCCGCGACGTTTATGACGACGGCCCAAGTCACGGATGGGACATGGTACGACGGCCAGATTCACTGGGACGCTGCGTGGCCGCAGGGCGCCGACCCTCTCACCACCCGGAATGACACTGATTGGATTTCAGCCCTAGGTACAAAGGGGTACATGCCGCCAGTGTCCCCGTTCTTCTTCACCTATTATGGCAAGGACAGCTGGGACAAGAACTGGATTTACCGGTCCGACGATTGGCTGCTTGCGACGCGGTTCGAACAGGTCATCGGCATGCGGGACAAGGTGGATATGCTGGAGTTGCTGAGCTGGAATG ACTTTGGTGAATCGCACTACCTCTGCCCCCTCCCCGACGCCGCCTCCCAACCCAACTCGACGTGGACGACCAACATGCCGCAcacccccctcctctctctcgtCAAGCACTACTCGACCATCTTCAAGACCGGCACGCCACCCACCGACGAGGGACTGTGGCTATGGACGCGCCCGCACCCCAAGGATGCTGTTCCCAGCAACCCGACCCTCGCCAAACCCGCTCGCGCCGAAGACACCGACGACAACCTGTACGTCGTCGCGTTCCTGACGCAACCTGCGAATGTGCGGATCTGGAGCGGCACATCGGAGACGTCCGGGCAGGTGGAGGCCGGGTTGATGAAGCTCAaggtggcgagcgcgaccggTGTCTTTGGGGCCGAGGTCACTAGGGATAACAAGACTGTTTTGTCGTACAGCTCAGAGGGCCAATTGGAGTATACCGACAAACCGGTCGATTACAACTTCAACTACTTTGTTGCTGAGGG cgccaAGGGCAATCAGAAGGACTCGCGCGCGGGCCGCATCGATGTCGGCCTCagtgtcgtcgtcggcgccatGGTCGTCGCCATGCTCTTCTAG